A segment of the Peptoclostridium acidaminophilum DSM 3953 genome:
ATACAGCCGCAGTCTGTTGCTGACTTTACGATGGCTCTGTTAACCTTTGAGGCACTCTCTTGAAGCTTTGTAATAACGTCAAGTATGCTCTTGTGCCTAATCAGCGATTCGCTTACTCTTGTTTCGAAAGTATTGAAGTTGAAATCGGACATAATAAGACTCACCCCTAAAAATAAAATGTTTTCTATAATAATATTTTTGTCTGCTTATAATAAATTATAGTATCAAAGCTGTGATAGGTCAAATCTTGTTTAAAAATTTGATAGTTAATGATCTGGCAGGGTATATATACCCTGCTGAGCCTGGTTCAAAAACATTTTTGCGAATACAATAAAGGAATTATATAATTTTGACAAAAATGCCGGCTTGTTATAAAATTAGTATATTTATAAGATATAGGGAGGTGAAAACTTGATAGGAAGGATAATAAGGGGGCTTGCGGCGCTTATAGGTATAACTGTGGGAGTTGCCTTGTATTTTTACATTGTGAAATTTTTTCCTGCACTCATACAAGATTCGCAAATATATAAGATGCTTGGAGCGGCAATTTCAGGCGTTATAATGGGAATTATATTTTTCGTGGTATCTCCATGGCTCATAAAAGAGGGCAAGGACATGGCAAACTGGATTGAGGCGGAAATGTCAAAGCTTCCTCCAATGGAGATAATAATAGGCTCAATAGGACTTATAATAGGGCTTCTGATAGCGTACCTTGTAAGCCAGTTGCTTATCCAAATATCAGTGCCGGTGATAGGATCGACGCTCGCCGCGGCGGTATACATTTTCATGGGATATGTGGGCATGAACCTTGGACGAAGAATGGTTAACAAGAACAAGGAGGAGCTTTTCAACCTGGCTGGGGTGATAAGCAAGCTCAGCGCCAAGGAAAAGGAGGCAAAGGATAAGGAAAAACAGGCATCCGGAGCCACTCCTAAAATACTCGACACAAGCGTCATAATAGACGGAAGGATACTCGATATTTGCAAGACTGGATTTATAGAAGGCAAGCTCATAGTTCCGGTATGCGTTCTAGAGGAGCTAAGGCATATTGCCGATTCTTCGGATGATCTAAAGCGTGTAAGAGGCAGAAGAGGACTTGACATACTAAACAGCCTTCAAAAGGAGACTGACGTCGAGGTTGAGATATTCGAAAAGGATTTTGAGGATTCAATGGAGGTTGACAGCAGGCTGCTCAAGGTTACAGAACTCCTTGGAGGCAAGGTGCTGACAAACGACTACAACCTCAACAAGGTGGCGCAGTTCCAGGGCGTAAAGGTGCTCAACATCAACGAGCTGGCAAATGCGGTTAAGCCTGTGGCGATCCCGGGAGAGCAAATGACTGTCCAGATTGTAAAGGAAGGCAAGGAATCTGGTCAGGGAGTGGCATATCTTGACGATGGCACCATGATAGTAGTAGAGGGCGGCAAAAGATACATGTCAAAGACGATTGTGGTAATTGTAACTTCGGTGTTGCAGACTGCAGCGGGAAGAATGATATTTGCAAGGCCAAATGAATAATGAGATTTTGGAGGCACGTCATATAGACGTGCTTTTTTTGTCTGATAGCCAGCAATAAATTGTTTCCTTGAAGTTAAACTAATGTATAAATAATGTAAGCGGCTTATTTCAATTACAGAGAAGAGGTGGGCAAATGGACAAGCGACACTTGAATAAAAAGGAATACGACCTCATAGAGAAAGAAGTGGGTTATTACGCTGAAAATGGCATTATAAACAATGCGCAAAGAGAAGAGATAATCTCGCTCTACAGCATAGGGAGGGATTTGAACTTTGTAAGGATACTTGTGACAGTGGGCTCTATACTCATAGGCTTGGGATTCCTGTCTTTCGTTGCAAGCAACTGGAAGAGGCTTGACGAATTCATGAAGTTTGCCATAATGTTTGGCGCATTCATGGCGTCAATGGGGGCTGCATACAAGCTTGAAGAAAACCACTTCAGAATAGGAAGGAGCATAATATACATTTCGGCGCTCGTATACGGTGCGGGGATATTCCTTGTAGGGCAGACATTCAACCTTGGGGGACATTTCACGAGTGCATTCCTAATGTGGGGTATAGGGATACTGCCAATGGCGGTGCTTTTTTCAGACAAGCTGCTTTTCATATTTTCGCACATACTCTTTATTGTATATCTGAATGGACTTTATGGATACTATACGTTTCCGTATCTGATGGTGCTTATATTACCTTTGCTCTATTACCTGGACAGATATTTGGGCAATTCAAAAATCGGAACATTCTTTACAAATGTGCTCCTGATAAACTCCATTATAACTATGGGGTATAAATTCAATTTTGAAGGTGTATATACAGGTATTTTAGTGTTTGCGGCGGGTGCAGCCATGTACCTTTTCTGCAAAAGAGACTACAATCCCGGCGTATTCAGGGTATCAGGCCTTATAACAATGGGGCTTTCGGGTATATTCCTGACGTACAAGGAGGTATGGCAGGAGCTTTCATATGTTGGCAGACCTGAAGAGTTAGCCATTGCAATAGGCATAATGCTTATACTGGCATTTTTGTGGCTGACATCAAAGGGCAATATAACGGCGCTTGTGTTTGTCTGTTTGATAATACTGCGATACTATTTTGATGCACTCTACGATTTCATGCCCAAGTCACTTTTCTTCACAGGCGGAGGGCTCATACTCATTGGCTTTGGATATTATTTTGAAAGAATGAGAAGGAGAGATGCAGAAAATGGACAGAATGAGTAAAAACAAAAGATACCTGCTTGCAGCAGCCGTGCCGATAATAATTCTGCTCTGCATGCTAGCGGTCCCTCTTTCGGTAAGGTTCATGGGAACGGATATTCTCGTCGAAACGGAGCCATACGATCCAAGGGACATATTCATGGGCGATTATGTATATCTGAGCTACAAGATATCACAGGTAGATATAGATAAATTTCCGGAAGAGCTTATCAGGGAAAAAGACGTTAAAAAGCTGGAAAAATTCAGGGGGCATCCAATATATGTGCTGCTCAAAAAGGACGGAAAATTCCATGTGGTAGACAAGGTGCTGCTCGAGAAGCCCAGTGAAGGAATATATCTAAGAAGCAGGCTCGAGGACATGTATGTTTTCATATATAGGGCTGAAAATCTCGACAGGCTTGGGCGCATTCCACAGTATACAACAAAGGAAGAATTGGATTATTATACCAAGGTATATCTTGATTACAATATGGAAAGATACTATGTATCTGAAAACACCGGCAAGAAGCTGGAAGCCATGTCAAGAGCGGGAGCGCTTGTGGCAAGGGTAAAGGTATACAAGGGATATCATCTGCTGGAAGAACTATTCCCTGAAGAGACAATGAACGGAGCAGCCGTGCAGTATTGACAGTTAGATGGTATAATTAAATACTGTGCAGAAAAATGTGATTTGCAAATGAAATTTCAGGTGGAGGTTTTATAAAAGATGGAGTTATTGGCAATTGTAATATCATTGGCGCTTTCGTTCATACTGGGTTCGATACCCAGCGGCTATTTGATAGTGAAAAAATTCAAGGGAATCGACATAAGAAAGGTGGGCAGCGGCAACATAGGCTCTACAAATGTAAAGCGGGGTGCCGGAAAAGGCTTCTCGATTGCAACACAGGCCGCCGATGTTATCAAGGGCGCCGTTGCCGTTCTTGTGGCCATGGGGTTTTACAAATTTTTCGATATAGGCATGGACAGGAATTTTTTCCTGGCTATGAATGCGTTCGTGGCAATACTAGGGCATGACTACACGCCTTTTTTGGGATTCAACGGAGGCAAAGGCGTGAACACTACTTTGGGCGCATTCGTGCTCATTGAGCCGATAGCGGTGTTTACGGGGGTTGCACTATACTTTGTGCTTGCCAAGGTTACAAAGATAGTTTCAATCCGTTCGATGAGCCTTGGAGTAACACTGTTTCTAGTTACTTTAATAAAGGGTAGTCCTTTCGGAAACGTAATATTCACTCTGCTTGCGGCGTTGCTTATGCTCTACAGGCATGAGGAAAATATAAAAAGACTTATTCGTGGAGAGGAAAAGTAGTGGGAGTGATTAAGCCGTGAACAGTGTTGTGATTGTAGGTGCGGGCAAGGGAAAGAGAATGAAAAGCGACATCAACAAGGTCTATCTGAGAGTCGCCGGCAAGCCCGTGCTGCAGCTTACCATAGAAAAATTCATGTCAATGGACGAGATAGACGAGCTTGTCGTTGTAATATCAAGAGACGACGAGGAAATCTTTGGAGAAATGCAAAGAAGCATTTATATTTCAAAGCCCCTCAAGATTGCATATGGCGGGGCTGAGAGACGGGATTCTGTATACAACGGCCTGAGACTAGTCGACACTGCATGTGATGTAGTGTTGATACACGACGCGGCAAGGCCGCTTGTAGATAAGGCGGACGCAATAAAGAGCATAGAGTGCGCACGGGAAAATGGAGCATGCGCACTTGCCGTGCGAGTCAAGGATACCGTAAAGATAGCAGACGATGAGGGCTTTGTGGAGTCAACTCCTGAGCGTGATAAACTGTGGGCCGTGCAGACGCCACAGACCTTCAAATACAAGCTCATAATGGAAGCATATAGAAGGTCCATTGAAGAAGGTCTGATGGCAACGGACGATTGCATGATGGCCGAAAGCGCAGGCTTTAGGGTGAAGCTTGTAGAAGGCTCGTATGAAAACATAAAGATTACAACGCCAGAGGACATGCTTTTTGCAAAAGAGATACTAAAGAGGATGTGATTTTGTGAGAGTAGGCATAGGCTATGATGTGCACGTACTTACGGAGGGAAGAAAGCTGATAATCGGTGGCGAGGAGATAGAGTTTGAAAAAGGCCTGCTCGGCCATTCAGATGCGGATGTGCTTGTGCACGCTATAATAGACGCATTGCTTGGCGCGGCGGCTCTTGGCGATATAGGAAGCCACTTTCCCGATTCAGACATGGCGTACAAGGGCATAAGCAGCATGGAGCTGCTAAGGCATGTTGCGCGCACCATAGAGGGCAGTGGCTACAGTGTGCAGAATGTAGATTCAACCGTTATAGCTCAAAGGCCAAAGCTAAGGCCGTATATAGACAGCATGAGAAAAAACATTGCAGCCGCGCTTTCGATAGATATCGGCAGAGTGAGCGTCAAGGCCACCACCTCAGAGGGTCTTGGTTTTGAAGGCAGGCAGGAGGGCATATCGGCACAGGCGGTGGCGCTGTTGACACACAGGGGTATTTAGTGTATAATTAAGCAGCGAAATATCAAAAGCATTGAAGGGGAACAGTAAAAAGGCAGAGCTTTAAAGAGAGGAGGCCGCATGGTGAAAGGCTTTCAGGAGTGCTCCTTTTGAACCCGCCCCGGAGCTGGATTGCTGAAAATAAGTAGGCAATTCCGTGGAAGACGCGTTAAGTCGAAAAAGAGGGTGCAGAAGCAGCTGCGCCAATTAGAGTGGTACCGCGAACCGGGCTGTTCGTCTCTATTTATTTTTGAGATGGGCAGCTTTTATTATGCCCATAAATCAACTGAACGGTCTGAAAACCAGATATTTTTTTGAGGAGGAGTATATATGAGCAAGAAGAATGAAAAGCAGTTTGTTGAAGACATAACACCTATGGAGGTGGATTTTCCAAGGTGGTATACGGACGTTATAACAAAGACAGACCTTGTGGACTATTCACCGGTGAAGGGCTTCATGGTTATAAAGCCTTACGGCTATGCGCTTTGGGAAGGAATACAGCAGTATGCAGACAGAAGATTCAAAGAGACAGGGCACAAGAATTGCTACTTCCCGCTGCTTATACCTGAGAGCCTTTTGAAGAAGGAAGAGGAGCACGTTGAAGGTTTTGCTCCAGAGGTGGCCTGGGTTACTCACGGAGGAGAAGAGGAGCTTGCTGAAAGGCTTTGCGTAAGGCCTACGTCAGAGACTATAATATGCCATATGTATGCCAAATGGCTCAACTCATACAGAGATCTGCCATACCTGTACAATCAGTGGTGCTCTGTCGTCAGATGGGAAAAGAGCACAAGGCCGTTCCTTAGAACCTCTGAATTCCTCTGGCAGGAAGGCCACACGCTTCATGAGACATATGAAGAGGCCCAGCAGGAAACGCTTCAGATGCTCGGAATATACAAGGAGCTTTGCGAGGAACTCCTGGCAATACCTGTCGTATGCGGAAGAAAAAGCGACAAGGAGAAGTTCGCAGGAGCCGAGGCGACATATACAATAGAGGCTCTTATGCATGACGGAAAGGCGCTTCAGTCGGGAACGAGCCATTTCCTTGGACAGCATTTCTCGAAGGCGTTTGAAATACAGTATTCAGACAGGGACGGCAATCTGGCCAATCCATACCATACGTCATGGGGAATATCAACAAGGCTAATAGGCGGAGTCATAATGGTTCACGGTGACAACAGGGGACTTGTGCTGCCTCCGAGGCTGGCGCCTATACAGGTCGTTATAGTGCCAATAGCTGCTCACAAGGGCAATGTAATGGAGACTGTAGACCGCGTGTTTGACGAGCTCAAGGCCGCGGGAATAAGGGTGGAAGTCGATGACAGGCCTAACTACAGCCCTGGTTGGAAGTTCAACGAGTGGGAAATGAAGGGTGTGCCTGTAAGGCTTGAGATAGGGCCTAAGGACATAGAAAAGGGTCAGGCGACAGTGTGCAGAAGGGACAACCTGGAAAAGAGCCAGCTTGAGCTTGAGAACATAACAGAGAGTATAAAGTCGTTGCTTGATAATGTGCATGAGAGCATGCTGGCAAATGCCCTGAAAATGAGGGAAGAAAAGACAAGCGTGGCAAGCGACATGGAGGAACTCAAGAAGGTGCTTGAAGAAAAGCCGGGTTTTGTAAAAGCCATGTGGTGCGGAGACAGGGCCTGCGAGGACAAGATAAAAGAAGAGACGGGAGCCACAATAAGGTGCATGCCTTTCGAGCAGGAACAACTATCCGACAGATGCATATGCTGCGGAGAAAAAGCTGATAAAATGGTGTACCTGGCAAAGGCGTATTAAAAGACAATCACGGGCGGCGATGGGAGCCCATATGACCAAGAGGAGTGATTTTATGAAGCTGGGTAGCTTTTACACAAAGACATACAAGAGCATGCCTTACGACATTCAGTTTCAGTCGTCGCACCTGCTATACAGAAGCGGACTTGTAAAGCTATCGGATGATGGGAGCATGTGCTATTCTCCTATGGGCGCATTATATGCAAAAAAACTTGAGCATTCAATACGGGAGCGGCTGCGCGGCTTCATGGAGTTTGGACTGGCAGGAGGAGAAAAGGAATGTCTTGCCATGTACCACCAGGAGCTAAAATCGTACAAGCAGCTGCCGCTTAAGCTGTTTCATGCAACTACTTTTGAAAATGATGACTACAAGCTCAAGGAAGGCCTGTTCAACCCAAGGCTGTTTACGAATTTTGTATTCACTGCATTTGCAGGCGAGCAGGCGGCAGCAGAGATAGGCAAGGAACTTGCCGATGCTCTGCAGGGGCTGTTTGGCGAAGTGGGGCTTGAGCTGCAGCTGCTGGATTCAGATGGAATGACAAGCCTTGTATGGAAATCGGAGTTGCCGCTTAAGCAGTTTTTAAAGTGCAATAGTTGCGGCTTTGGCGGCGATGCCCGGCATATTAAATCCGGGGCGCACAAGGCTAAGGAGAGCGAAGAACTGCTGGGATCCGAGCTTGTACACACGCCTTCGGTTGGAAGTATTGCGCAGCTTGAGGAGTTCTTCGGGGCCTCGGCAACAGGCTTTATAAAGACGCTTATATTTGAGGCCGGAGAAAAGACGGTAGCCGTGCTTCTTAGGGGCGACAGGAACATAAGCATAGGGCTGCTTGCCAAGCATCTGGGAATAGATCCGATGGAAATCAAAATGGCAAGCGAAGACAAGGTGATGGAGGCTACGGGAGCCAGCGTGGGATTTGCCGGGCCTATAGGGCTAAGGGCTGACATGTTGCTTTGCGATGAAGAGGTCATCCATCTTAAAAATGCCGTGTGCGGAGCCAACAGGACCGACTATCACATAAAGAATGTCACATTCGGCAGGGATTTCAAGCCGGATGCCGTGGGCGCATTTAAAGAGGCGAGGCCGGGCGATCTATGCCTTTATGACGATGGAACACTCGAAGCTTTAAACGGCATCGAGATAGCAAGCATAGAAATAAAGGAGCTTGGGAGCGCATATCTTGATGAGAATTCGAAGGAGAAAAGGCTCTGGAGCGTAAGCGCCAGGGTATGCATGGAAAGGCTGATCTCGGCCATAGCCGAAGAGAATATGGACGAGTCTGGGGGAATGGTATGGCCGGTGGCATGCGCGCCGTTTGAATACTATGTAATAGCGGGCAATGTCAAAAAGCCTGAGGAGCTCCAGCTTGCAGAGGCCGCGTACAATCGCATTCTAGAAAGAGGCAGGAGCGCAGTGCTTGACGACCGAAGCGAGCGCATAGGCTCCAAGTTCATAGACTGCGAGCTGTTGGGAGTAAGAGGCGTAGTCGTTGCAGGAAAGCTTGCAAGCCAGGGCATGGTCGAGGTCAGGGACAGGAAGAGCGGCTCTACATGTGAAGCATCGATAGAGGAGCTTGCGGATAATCTATATTAGCAGAGCTTTTGGATTGAATTGCAGGTGCATTTATAATATATTTGATATGAAAAATATGAAAATTCCATATGGATTTTAGGAGGATAAAGAATGAGTGTTAGAGTTAGATTTGCGCCAAGTCCCACGGGATTTGTACACATAGGAAGCCTCAGAACGGCCCTTTACAACTACCTGTTCGCAAAAAAGCACGGCGGAGAGTATATACTGAGGGTTGAGGATACAGACAGGACTAGGTATGTCGAGGGAGCCATAGAAGGCATGCTAAGCGCCATGAAATGGGCCGGCATAGAGCATGACGAAGGAGTTTGCCTTGACGAGAACGGGAAATTATCTCAAAAGGGTGAATACGGACCTTATATGCAGTCGCAGAGGCTGGACATATACAAAAAATACGTGGATGAGCTTCTTGACAAAGGGCATGCATACTACTGCTTCTGCTCCAAGGATAGACTTGACACGTTAAGAGAGATACAAAGGGCTGAAGGCAAGATTCCAAGATATGACGGATATTGCAGAGGACTCTCCCGGGAGGAGGCTGAAAAGAGGATAGCCGCAGGCGAGGACTATGTCATAAGGCTAAAATTCCCTGCCAACCATGAAATAGTGTTCGATGACATGGTAAGGGGCAAAGTGAGCATGAATACTGCAGACCTCGACGACCAGGTGCTTATAAAAAGCGACGGCTTCCCTACATACCACTTTGCTGTGGTTGTAGATGACCATCTCATGAAGATAACGCACGTAATAAGAGGGGAAGAGTGGATAGCGTCAACACCTAAGCACGTATACATGTATGAGGTGTTTGGATGGGAGGCGCCTACTTTCGTGCACCTTCCAAACATTCTAAACTCAGAAAAGAAAAAGCTCAGCAAGAGACAGGGCGATGTTGCGGTAGAAGACTTTGAAAACAAAGGCTACCTGCCTCAAGGTCTTGTAAACTATATTGCGCTTGTTGGATGGTCGCCTGAAGACAACAGGGAGATTTTCTCAATGCAGGAGCTCATAGATTCATTCTCGGTTGAAAGGGTTTCGCGAAGCGGCGGAGTGTTCGACACAAACAAGCTCAACTGGATAAACCAGCACTACATGAAGGAAGCAGATGACGAATATCTGGCTGACTTGGCAGTGTCTTTCATTGAGGATTCAGGCGTGCTCAAGGGAGAAGAGCTTGACAGGTACAAGCTCGTGAAGATGATGGCGATTGTGAAGGAAGGACTTCAATATATGGCACAACTTCCTGAAAAAATTTCAATATTCTTTGGAGATGACGTAAAGCCTGAAGGAGAAGAGGTTCTGGAGTTCTTAAAGCTAGAACACATGCCGACGCTACTCGGAGCGCTTGAAGAAAAGATTAAAGCGGCCGATGAAGTTAGCAGCGATTTTGTAAGCGCCATGTTCAAGCAGATTCAAAAGGAATACGGCATAAAGGGCAAGAATCTTTTCATGGGCACAAGAGTCGTGCTTACCGGACAGATGCATGGACCGGAGATTCCTCACGTTGTAGAGATACTTGGCAAGGAGAGGGTTTTGAAAAGAATAGGGTACGTAAAGCAAAATCTTATATAAATAATAGGCCTCCTGGGTATTTGAGCACTAGGGGGCTTTCTTCATGTAAATATGTAAATCTGTAGAAAAAAAAATAAAAAGGATGTAAAATGATGTTATATGATTCAAAGCTGTCTTGCGAATATAAAAAGAGGTGATTAGCATATGAAGCTTTACAACACGCTTACTAGGCAAAAGGAGGAATTTATCCCCCTGGAAGAAGGAAAGGTCAAGATGTACTCGTGCGGGCCGACTGTATACAACTTTTTTCATATAGGCAATGCAAGGCCGTTTATAATGTTCGATGTGCTTAGAAGATACCTGGAGTACCTGGGGTATGATGTTAAGTTCGTTCAGAATTTCACTGACGTGGACGACAAGATAATTCAAAGAGCCAACGAGGAGGGCATTTCTCCATTCGAAGTAGGTCAAAAATATATAGACGAATATTTCATAGATGCTGATGGGCTTGGAATAAAAAGAGCCGATGTGTATCCGCGAGTTACAGAGACTATTGATGATATAATTGAATTTGTAAAAGGGCTGATAGAAAAAGGCTATGCCTACGAGGTGAACGGAGACGTATACTATGATTCCCATAAGTTTGGCGATTACGGCAAGCTTTCTGGGCAGAACCTAGATGAACTCGAGATTGGAGCCAGAATCGACATAAATGAAAATAAAAGGCACCCTGCGGATTTCGTGCTCTGGAAGGCTAAGAAAGAGGGCGAGCCGGGGTGGATGAGCCCATGGGGAGAGGGCAGACCAGGCTGGCACATAGAGTGCTCGGTAATGTCTAAAAAGCACCTCGGAGAGACTATAGACATACACTCGGGCGGACAGGACCTTATATTCCCTCATCACGAGAATGAGATAGCGCAGAGCGAGGCTTTCAGCGGAAAGCCGTTTGCGAAATACTGGGTGCACAATGGATATATAAACATAAACAACGAGAAGATGTCAAAGTCAAAGGGCAACTTCTTTACGGTGAGGGACATATCAAATCAAATAGACCTGGAAATAGTAAGATTTTTCATGCTTTCTGCTCATTACAGGAGTCCTATAAACTACAGCGAAGAGCTGCTCATGCAGGCAAAGGCTGGACTTGAGAGGCTCTACAACACAAAAGAGAAGCTTCAATTCATGATTCAAAACGCTACTCTCGATGCTTCTCCTGCCGACAGCGAGCTCATAGCAGAGCTTGAAGGCTTCAAGGAGAGATTTAAGCAGAACATGGATGACGACCTAAATACGGCAGATGCTATAAGCGTCATATTCGAGCTTTCAAGATTCATTAATACAAAGCTTGACGAGGCTGTAAGTCGTGAATTTATGGAGAAATCAATGGAGCTTTTCAAGGAGCTCACAGGAGTGCTCAACATAGTATGCAAGGATAGTCAGGATGAACTGCTTGACGAAGAAATCGAGTCGCTCATACAAGAAAGGCTTGACGCCAGGAAAAACAAGGATTTCAAAAGATCAGACGAAATAAGGGATTTGCTCAAGGAAAAGGGCATAGTGCTTGAAGATACAAGGCAGGGTACAAAATGGAAAAGAGCCTAGGGGTACAGGCCAGGTCAGCGGTGCTCTCGCCGCTGATGCTGGCCTACATGGGGGACTGCGTATTTGAAATACATGTACGCAAATACCTCATAGACAAGTACGGAGATATAAAGGTGAACGACATACACAAGAGGGCTACAAGTTTTGTAAGGGCAAAGGCTCAGGCTATGGCAGTGATGGCTTTAAAGGACCAGCTGAGTGATCAGGAGTGGACAATAGTCAAAAAGGGAAGAAACCAAAAGAGTGCGACAATGCCCAAAAATGCGGATGCCACAGACTACAGATATGCAACGGGGTTTGAGGCTCTCATTGGGTATCTTTATCTCAACGGCCTTACTGAAAAGCTGGATGAAGTCATAAAAAAGAGCATAGAGCTTATAGAAATGCAAATTTCATAGTCAATCGGACATGTCAAGAACATGATGCTGACATAATTGAAATGTTGGAGTTGCAAGCCGCATTATGCGGTATAGAAAGGGATGTGGAAATATGAAGGTAAGGCTTATAGAACATACGCCTAATCCTGACAAGGTGGTGGCCATAGCGGCAAAGCTGTGCTACTCGAGAGCAGGAGTTGACGATATAGAAAAAAAGCTCAGCGATGAGGAGACTGAAAGGTTTGTACAAATGCTTGTGGACATGAGGCATGAATCGCCGCTTGAGCATGTAAGCTTTACGTTTGCAGCAGAGGGGATATCAAGGGCATGTACCCACCAGCTTGTAAGGCACAGGATAGCAAGCTATTCCCAGCAAAGCCAAAGATACGTAAGGCTCGAGCAGTTTGAATATATACTGCCTCCGGCAATAGAAGCAATACCTGAAGCTGCCGAAAAATTCAAAGAGGCGATGGAGTCAGACCAGCGCACATACAATGAAATAGCTA
Coding sequences within it:
- a CDS encoding PIN/TRAM domain-containing protein yields the protein MIGRIIRGLAALIGITVGVALYFYIVKFFPALIQDSQIYKMLGAAISGVIMGIIFFVVSPWLIKEGKDMANWIEAEMSKLPPMEIIIGSIGLIIGLLIAYLVSQLLIQISVPVIGSTLAAAVYIFMGYVGMNLGRRMVNKNKEELFNLAGVISKLSAKEKEAKDKEKQASGATPKILDTSVIIDGRILDICKTGFIEGKLIVPVCVLEELRHIADSSDDLKRVRGRRGLDILNSLQKETDVEVEIFEKDFEDSMEVDSRLLKVTELLGGKVLTNDYNLNKVAQFQGVKVLNINELANAVKPVAIPGEQMTVQIVKEGKESGQGVAYLDDGTMIVVEGGKRYMSKTIVVIVTSVLQTAAGRMIFARPNE
- a CDS encoding DUF2157 domain-containing protein, which translates into the protein MDKRHLNKKEYDLIEKEVGYYAENGIINNAQREEIISLYSIGRDLNFVRILVTVGSILIGLGFLSFVASNWKRLDEFMKFAIMFGAFMASMGAAYKLEENHFRIGRSIIYISALVYGAGIFLVGQTFNLGGHFTSAFLMWGIGILPMAVLFSDKLLFIFSHILFIVYLNGLYGYYTFPYLMVLILPLLYYLDRYLGNSKIGTFFTNVLLINSIITMGYKFNFEGVYTGILVFAAGAAMYLFCKRDYNPGVFRVSGLITMGLSGIFLTYKEVWQELSYVGRPEELAIAIGIMLILAFLWLTSKGNITALVFVCLIILRYYFDALYDFMPKSLFFTGGGLILIGFGYYFERMRRRDAENGQNE
- a CDS encoding GDYXXLXY domain-containing protein, coding for MDRMSKNKRYLLAAAVPIIILLCMLAVPLSVRFMGTDILVETEPYDPRDIFMGDYVYLSYKISQVDIDKFPEELIREKDVKKLEKFRGHPIYVLLKKDGKFHVVDKVLLEKPSEGIYLRSRLEDMYVFIYRAENLDRLGRIPQYTTKEELDYYTKVYLDYNMERYYVSENTGKKLEAMSRAGALVARVKVYKGYHLLEELFPEETMNGAAVQY
- the plsY gene encoding glycerol-3-phosphate 1-O-acyltransferase PlsY; this translates as MELLAIVISLALSFILGSIPSGYLIVKKFKGIDIRKVGSGNIGSTNVKRGAGKGFSIATQAADVIKGAVAVLVAMGFYKFFDIGMDRNFFLAMNAFVAILGHDYTPFLGFNGGKGVNTTLGAFVLIEPIAVFTGVALYFVLAKVTKIVSIRSMSLGVTLFLVTLIKGSPFGNVIFTLLAALLMLYRHEENIKRLIRGEEK
- the ispD gene encoding 2-C-methyl-D-erythritol 4-phosphate cytidylyltransferase, which codes for MNSVVIVGAGKGKRMKSDINKVYLRVAGKPVLQLTIEKFMSMDEIDELVVVISRDDEEIFGEMQRSIYISKPLKIAYGGAERRDSVYNGLRLVDTACDVVLIHDAARPLVDKADAIKSIECARENGACALAVRVKDTVKIADDEGFVESTPERDKLWAVQTPQTFKYKLIMEAYRRSIEEGLMATDDCMMAESAGFRVKLVEGSYENIKITTPEDMLFAKEILKRM
- the ispF gene encoding 2-C-methyl-D-erythritol 2,4-cyclodiphosphate synthase codes for the protein MRVGIGYDVHVLTEGRKLIIGGEEIEFEKGLLGHSDADVLVHAIIDALLGAAALGDIGSHFPDSDMAYKGISSMELLRHVARTIEGSGYSVQNVDSTVIAQRPKLRPYIDSMRKNIAAALSIDIGRVSVKATTSEGLGFEGRQEGISAQAVALLTHRGI
- the proS gene encoding proline--tRNA ligase, with the protein product MSKKNEKQFVEDITPMEVDFPRWYTDVITKTDLVDYSPVKGFMVIKPYGYALWEGIQQYADRRFKETGHKNCYFPLLIPESLLKKEEEHVEGFAPEVAWVTHGGEEELAERLCVRPTSETIICHMYAKWLNSYRDLPYLYNQWCSVVRWEKSTRPFLRTSEFLWQEGHTLHETYEEAQQETLQMLGIYKELCEELLAIPVVCGRKSDKEKFAGAEATYTIEALMHDGKALQSGTSHFLGQHFSKAFEIQYSDRDGNLANPYHTSWGISTRLIGGVIMVHGDNRGLVLPPRLAPIQVVIVPIAAHKGNVMETVDRVFDELKAAGIRVEVDDRPNYSPGWKFNEWEMKGVPVRLEIGPKDIEKGQATVCRRDNLEKSQLELENITESIKSLLDNVHESMLANALKMREEKTSVASDMEELKKVLEEKPGFVKAMWCGDRACEDKIKEETGATIRCMPFEQEQLSDRCICCGEKADKMVYLAKAY
- a CDS encoding YbaK/EbsC family protein; the encoded protein is MKLGSFYTKTYKSMPYDIQFQSSHLLYRSGLVKLSDDGSMCYSPMGALYAKKLEHSIRERLRGFMEFGLAGGEKECLAMYHQELKSYKQLPLKLFHATTFENDDYKLKEGLFNPRLFTNFVFTAFAGEQAAAEIGKELADALQGLFGEVGLELQLLDSDGMTSLVWKSELPLKQFLKCNSCGFGGDARHIKSGAHKAKESEELLGSELVHTPSVGSIAQLEEFFGASATGFIKTLIFEAGEKTVAVLLRGDRNISIGLLAKHLGIDPMEIKMASEDKVMEATGASVGFAGPIGLRADMLLCDEEVIHLKNAVCGANRTDYHIKNVTFGRDFKPDAVGAFKEARPGDLCLYDDGTLEALNGIEIASIEIKELGSAYLDENSKEKRLWSVSARVCMERLISAIAEENMDESGGMVWPVACAPFEYYVIAGNVKKPEELQLAEAAYNRILERGRSAVLDDRSERIGSKFIDCELLGVRGVVVAGKLASQGMVEVRDRKSGSTCEASIEELADNLY